TCAACCGTTGCTCGCCGGCGAAATAGGCATCCCAGTCGACCGTGACGCCGAGCGCCCAGAGCTGGCCCATCGTGTCGAACACGAAGGCATCGTCCTCCACCGCCTGGTCGGGATGACGCAGCGAGCTGAGCACCGGCTGCTGCTTCTGGCGGCCGGGGTTCTGGCGCGCGAGGCTCGCCATGCCACGGCCGGGGCCGACTTCGAGCAGCGCGCAATCGGGATCGGCGAGCAGGCGCTGCAGGCCATCGGTGAAGCGCACCGTCTCGCGCAGGTGGCGCACCCAATATTCGGGGTCGGTCACATCGCACGCCTGCACCCAATCGCCGGTCAGGTTGGAGGCGAAGGGGATTTGCGGCGCCTTGAGCGGGATCGTCCGCATCAGCGCCCGGAATTCGGGCAGGATCGGATCGAGCATCGGCGAATGCGCGGCAACCGAGATCCGCACCACCTGCGCCTCGATCTCTTGCGCCTCGAGCTCGGCGTGGAAGCGCGCGATCGCGGCGGCGGGTCCGGAGACGACGCACAGCCGCGGCGCGTTGATCGTCGCGATCGAAAGGTCGGCGGGCAACAAGGGCAGCAGTTCGGCCTCGGCCATCGGCACGCTCAGCATGCCGCCGTCGCGGATCGTTTCGAACAGCCGCCCACGGGCGCTGACGATGCGCAGGCCCGCTTCGAGGTCGATCACACCGGAGATGTGCGCGGCGGCATATTCGCCCGAGCTGTGGCCGATCATCCCGCTCGGCTTGACGCCGATCGCCATCCAGAAGCGCGCGAGCGCGGTCTGGATGATGAACAGCGCCGGCAGTGCGATCGAGGGGCGTTCGAGTTCCCGCGCGGCCTGCGCACGATCGGCATCTGCCGGAAACATCCAGCGCTTGATGCCGGTCACGCCGATGCGGTCGCAGATGGCGAGCGCCTTGTCGACCTCGGCGCGGAACGACGGTTCGGCCTCATACAGGCCCCGTGCCATGTCGACATGCTGCGGCCCGGCACCGCAGAAGAGGAAGGAGACCGGCCGATCGGCGATCGCCGCCACCGCGGCACGCTCGGGCGTCGCGCGCAGCCGCTCGGCTGCCTCGGCGGCCGTGGCCGCCACCGCGAAGCGGCGATAGGGCAGATGCTGCCGGCCGATCGCCAGCGTATAGGCGGCGTCGGCGAGGTTGATCGTCGGCTGCGCATCGAGATGGTCGGCGAGCGCCGCGGCATTGGCGCCGGCGACGGCATCGGAACGCGCGGAGGTCAGCAGGATCTGGCGGCTGCGGCTGCGGCCGCTGGCGCGCCGCGCCGGCGCTTCCTCAAGCACGACATGCGCATTGGTGCCGCCGACGCCGAGCGAGCTGATGCCCGCGCGGCGCGGCTGGGGGGCCCCCGGCCGCCCGCGGTCAGCCACGGCGCCCGCGCCGCCTGCACGCGGAACGGGCTGCCCTCGAACGCGCAGCCCGGATTGGGGGCGGTGAAGTTCAGCGACGCGGGCAGTTCGCGGTTGTGCAGCGACAGCGCGACCTTGATCAGGCCGGCGGCGCCCGCCGCGGTATCGGTATGGCCGATATTGGCCTTCACCGAACCGATCGCGCAGTGGCCGACGCGGTCGGTCGACTGGCGGAACGCCTGGGTGAGCGCGGCGATTTCGATCGGATCGCCCACCGGCGTGCCGGTGCCATGCGCCTCGACATAGCTGATCGAGCCGGCATCGACATCCGCCATCGCCAGCGCCTCGGCGATCACCTTGGCCTGGCCATCGACGCTGGGGGCGAGATAGCCGACCTTGCCGGCGCCGTCGTTGTTGATCGCGGAACCACGCAGCACCGCATAGATATGGTCACCCGCCTCGATCGCGTCCGCCAGCCGGCGCAACGCGACCACGGCGACGCCGCTGCCGAAAACGGTACCCTGCGAGTCCGCGTCGAACGGCCGGCAGTGACCGTCGGGCGACAGGATCTCGCCCTCTTCGAACACATAGCCCTGGCGGTGCGGCAGCTCGATCGAGGTGCCGCCGGCGATCGCCATGTCGCATTCGCCGCTGATCAGGCTCTGCGCGGCCATGTGGATCGAAACCAGCGAGGTCGAGCAGGCGGTCTGCACATTGATGCTCGGCCCCTTGAGGTCGAACAGATAGGAGACGCGCGTGGTGAGGAAGTCCTTGTCGTTGCTGGTGTGGCGCAGCAGGAACAGACCGACGTCGCGGACCAGCTTGGGATTGGTCAGCAGGTTGTAGGGCATGTAGGCGTTGTGGCCCGAGCCCGCGAACACGCCGATCGTGCCATCGAAGCGCTGCGGAGTGTGGCCGGCATTTTCCAGCGCTTCCCACGCGCATTCCAGGAAGTGGCGGTGCTGCGGGTCCA
The window above is part of the Sphingomonas sanxanigenens DSM 19645 = NX02 genome. Proteins encoded here:
- a CDS encoding beta-ketoacyl synthase N-terminal-like domain-containing protein, with the translated sequence MYQDPNAFDPNDDDAVSDTAIAIVGMSCRFANARGLDAYWSLLSEGREGVETYSDEELIAAGVSPAMLRNRNYVRRGAPLTDMECFDASLFGLSPRDAAIMDPQHRHFLECAWEALENAGHTPQRFDGTIGVFAGSGHNAYMPYNLLTNPKLVRDVGLFLLRHTSNDKDFLTTRVSYLFDLKGPSINVQTACSTSLVSIHMAAQSLISGECDMAIAGGTSIELPHRQGYVFEEGEILSPDGHCRPFDADSQGTVFGSGVAVVALRRLADAIEAGDHIYAVLRGSAINNDGAGKVGYLAPSVDGQAKVIAEALAMADVDAGSISYVEAHGTGTPVGDPIEIAALTQAFRQSTDRVGHCAIGSVKANIGHTDTAAGAAGLIKVALSLHNRELPASLNFTAPNPGCAFEGSPFRVQAARAPWLTAGGRGPPSRAARASARSASAAPMRMSCLRKRRRGAPAAAAAAARSC